The genome window CGCCGGCGTTCAGCGGTAACGCCTACGAGTCGGACGTGCAGCGCTTCCCGCACGCCCTGCGCGACGCGATCGCGGTGCTGGAAAACGGGGAGATGGCGCGGCACGCGTTCGGCGACGACGTGGTGGATCACTACCTGAACTACGCCCGCACCGAGCAGGCGCAGTTCGACCGGGTGGTCACGAACTACGAGCGCGAGAGGCTTTTCGAGCGGGGATGAGCGGGCCTCTCCAGGTCCTCAACCCGGCCACCGAGCAGCCCATCGCGCAGCTCGAGCGGGCAGGGGTCGAGGAAACCGACCGCGCGGTGGCCGCCGCCCGCGCCGCCTACCCGGCCTGGCGGGCGGTCAAGCCCGCCGACCGAGCCCGGCTGCTGCGGCGGGTCGCCGCCATGGTCGAGGAACATGGCGACGAGCTGGCGCGGCTCGAGACGTCAAACACGGGCAAGCCCCTGGGCGACTCCCGATGGGAGATTGGGATGGTGGCCGACGTCTTCCACTTCTACTCCGGGGCGATCGACAAGCACTACGGCGAGACCATCCCGGTCGCCGGCGGCGTGGACCTGACTTTTCGGGAGCCGCTCGGCGTGGTCGGCCTGATCGTGCCCTGGAACTTCCCGCTCATGCTCGCCAGCTGGAAGCTCGGGCCCTCGCTGGCATGCGGCAACACCGTCGTCCTCAAGCCCGCGGAGCTGACCCCGCTCACCGCCGTCCGCTTCGGCGAGCTGGCGCTGGAGGCCGGCCTCCCCGAAGGCGTGGTCAACGTGGTCGTCGGACCGGGCTCGGTCGCCGGCGAGCGGCTGATCGCGCACCCGGACGTGGCCAAGATCGGCTTCACCGGCTCGACCGAGGTGGGCCGGCGGGTGATGGAGGGCGCGGCGAAGTCGGTCAAGCGCGTCACGCTGGAGCTCGGCGGCAAGTCGGCCAATGTCATCTTCGAGGACGCGGACCTGGAGCGCGCGGCCGCCTCGGCGCCCTCGGCGGTTTTCGGCAACGCCGGCCAGGACTGCTGCGCGCGCTCGCGCATCCTGGTCCAGAGGTCCGTCTACGACCGCTTCGTCGGCTTACTGGTCGAGGCCACCCGCAGGTTCCGCGTCGGCGATCCCGAGGCGGCGGGCACGGACATGGGGCCGCTTATCTCCGCCGGCCAGCGCACGGCCGTGGCCTCCTTCGTCGAGGGCACGCCGCTATTTCGCGGCGACGCGCCGAGCGGTGCGGGCTATTGGTTCCCGTGCACGCTGGTCGAGGCGACCAACCAGGACCGCGTCGCGCGTGAAGAGGTGTTCGGGCCGGTGGCGGCCATCATCCCGTTCGAAGACGAGGCGGACGCGGTGCGCCTCGCGAACGACACGCCCTACGGCCTGTCGGGCTCGATCTGGACGCGCGACGTGGCGCGGGCGATGAGGGTGGCGCGCGGGATCGAGACCGGCGTCCTCTCGGTCAACTCGAACAGCTCGGTGCGCGTGGTGACGCCGTTCGGCGGTTTCAAGCAGTCGGGATTCGGCCGCGAGCTGGGCATGCACGCGATGGACGGCTACTCAGAGGTCAAGAACGTGTTCATCACCACGGAGGGGTAATGGGAAGGCTGGACGGCAAGGTGGCGGTGATCACCGGCGCGGCTGGTGGTATCGGTCGTGAGGCGGCGCTGCTGTTCTCGTCGGCGGGGGCGCGCGTCTGCATCGCGGACGTCGGGCGGGAGGCGGGCGAGAAAGCGGCTGCCGAGTGCCGGGACGCGTTCTTCTTCCAGGCCGACGTCAGCGATCCCAAGAGCGTGCAGGCGATGTACGCCGCCACCGAGGAGCGCTACGGGCGCATCGACGTGCTCTACAACAACGCGGGCATCATGCCCGCGGACGACGACTCGATCCTGGTCACCGAACCCGACGCGTGGGACCGGGTCCAGGCGGTGAACGCAAAGGGCGTGTTTCTCTGCTGCAAATACGGCATCCCGCACCTGCTCAAGGCGGGAGGCGGTTCGGTGATCAACGTCGCCTCGTTCGTCGCGCTGCTCGGGGCCGCCACGTCGCAGATCGCGTATACCGCGTCCAAGGGCGCGGTGCTGTCGATGAGTCGCGAGCTCGCGGTGCAGTTCGCGCGGCAGGGCATCCGGGTCAACGCACTCTGC of bacterium contains these proteins:
- a CDS encoding aldehyde dehydrogenase, with protein sequence MSGPLQVLNPATEQPIAQLERAGVEETDRAVAAARAAYPAWRAVKPADRARLLRRVAAMVEEHGDELARLETSNTGKPLGDSRWEIGMVADVFHFYSGAIDKHYGETIPVAGGVDLTFREPLGVVGLIVPWNFPLMLASWKLGPSLACGNTVVLKPAELTPLTAVRFGELALEAGLPEGVVNVVVGPGSVAGERLIAHPDVAKIGFTGSTEVGRRVMEGAAKSVKRVTLELGGKSANVIFEDADLERAAASAPSAVFGNAGQDCCARSRILVQRSVYDRFVGLLVEATRRFRVGDPEAAGTDMGPLISAGQRTAVASFVEGTPLFRGDAPSGAGYWFPCTLVEATNQDRVAREEVFGPVAAIIPFEDEADAVRLANDTPYGLSGSIWTRDVARAMRVARGIETGVLSVNSNSSVRVVTPFGGFKQSGFGRELGMHAMDGYSEVKNVFITTEG
- a CDS encoding glucose 1-dehydrogenase, producing MGRLDGKVAVITGAAGGIGREAALLFSSAGARVCIADVGREAGEKAAAECRDAFFFQADVSDPKSVQAMYAATEERYGRIDVLYNNAGIMPADDDSILVTEPDAWDRVQAVNAKGVFLCCKYGIPHLLKAGGGSVINVASFVALLGAATSQIAYTASKGAVLSMSRELAVQFARQGIRVNALCPGPVETPLLMRLFSESPGAYERRRVHLPMGRLATAREIANAALFLASDESSYVNGATFLVDGGLSAAYVTPE